The proteins below are encoded in one region of Campylobacter rectus:
- the purL gene encoding phosphoribosylformylglycinamidine synthase subunit PurL → MDKATVKAHKISDQEYEEILKILGREPNLLELGIFSAMWSEHCSYKSSKKYLNGFPTKAPWVIQGPGENAGVIDVGGGVAAVFKMESHNHPSFIEPFQGAATGVGGILRDVFTMGARVVANMNSLRFGEVRGESENAKKQRYLLKGAVAGIAHYGNCMGIPTIGGETTFDPGFNGNILVNAFALGLCKSDEIFYGRAEGIGNPVIYVGSKTGRDGLGGAVMASDSFNDANKSLRPTVQVGDPFAEKLLMEACLELFKTDYVVGIQDMGAAGLTSSSFEMAGRSGSGMKMYLDRVPMRETGMTPYELMLSESQERMLICAKKGCEQKILEIFKKWDLDAEIIGEVTSSGVMELYWHGELAGEIPIAPLSEASPVLDRPTARPKYLDEIKNLQIPGNADNKTAFWKLLSEPEVLNKSLIYDQYDANIQTNTIKQPGLLGAAVIRVKETGRAIAMAAQCDPRANFVDPKNGAARAVAAAGRKVAMSGATPLAITDCLNYGNPQNPEVMWQFAQGCEGIKEACRELNTPVVSGNVSLYNDTEGVSVYPTPAIVTVGVNEDANANLSSVFTRAGTAIYVLGETKGEFAASLYAKALFDAVGGELCAVDYKKERALWDLVIEANKSGALEFANSVGVGGVAITLAKMACLSGLGAECKFDVKKPSFIFDESFSRAIVGVKDEAKFESLAAKHGVKFEKIGSVGGDKFKLNDIEEKLSDVSEVYFNKFAAIIRQED, encoded by the coding sequence ATGGACAAAGCTACCGTAAAAGCGCACAAAATCAGCGATCAAGAGTATGAGGAGATCTTAAAGATCCTAGGTAGAGAGCCAAATTTGCTCGAGCTTGGGATATTTTCTGCGATGTGGAGCGAGCACTGCAGCTACAAGTCGAGTAAAAAGTACCTAAACGGCTTCCCGACCAAGGCGCCGTGGGTGATCCAGGGCCCGGGCGAGAACGCGGGCGTCATCGACGTCGGAGGCGGCGTCGCAGCGGTGTTTAAGATGGAGAGCCACAACCACCCGAGCTTCATCGAGCCTTTTCAGGGTGCGGCGACGGGCGTGGGCGGGATACTGCGCGACGTATTTACGATGGGCGCGCGAGTCGTGGCGAATATGAACTCGCTGCGATTCGGCGAGGTGCGCGGCGAGAGCGAAAATGCGAAAAAACAGCGCTATCTGCTAAAAGGCGCGGTCGCGGGCATCGCTCACTACGGCAACTGCATGGGCATACCTACTATCGGCGGCGAGACGACGTTTGATCCTGGCTTTAACGGTAACATCCTTGTAAATGCATTTGCGCTCGGGCTTTGTAAGAGCGACGAGATATTTTACGGAAGGGCCGAAGGCATCGGCAACCCCGTGATCTACGTCGGCTCAAAGACCGGCCGCGACGGGCTCGGGGGTGCCGTGATGGCGAGTGATAGCTTTAACGACGCGAACAAATCTCTGCGTCCGACCGTGCAGGTGGGCGATCCGTTTGCCGAAAAGCTGCTGATGGAGGCGTGCTTGGAGCTATTTAAAACTGACTACGTCGTAGGTATCCAGGACATGGGCGCGGCGGGGCTAACGTCTAGTAGCTTTGAGATGGCCGGACGCAGCGGTAGCGGTATGAAGATGTATCTAGACCGCGTGCCTATGCGCGAGACGGGCATGACGCCATACGAGCTAATGCTGAGCGAATCTCAGGAGCGTATGCTCATTTGCGCAAAAAAGGGCTGCGAGCAAAAGATACTCGAGATATTTAAAAAATGGGATCTAGACGCCGAAATCATCGGCGAGGTGACAAGTAGCGGCGTGATGGAGCTTTATTGGCACGGCGAGCTAGCGGGCGAGATACCCATAGCGCCGCTTAGCGAGGCCTCTCCGGTGCTTGACCGACCGACAGCGCGCCCAAAATACCTAGACGAAATCAAAAATTTACAAATCCCGGGGAACGCGGATAATAAAACCGCGTTTTGGAAGCTGCTTAGCGAGCCTGAGGTGCTAAACAAGTCGCTAATCTACGATCAATACGATGCAAATATCCAAACAAACACCATCAAGCAGCCCGGACTCCTCGGAGCTGCGGTTATCCGCGTGAAAGAAACGGGCAGGGCGATCGCGATGGCGGCGCAGTGCGATCCGCGGGCTAATTTCGTCGATCCTAAAAACGGCGCGGCTAGAGCGGTCGCGGCGGCCGGACGAAAGGTCGCTATGAGCGGAGCGACGCCTCTAGCTATCACCGACTGCCTAAACTACGGCAATCCGCAAAATCCCGAGGTTATGTGGCAGTTCGCGCAGGGTTGCGAGGGTATCAAAGAGGCTTGCCGCGAGCTAAATACGCCCGTCGTCAGCGGCAACGTGAGCCTATATAACGACACCGAGGGCGTGAGCGTCTATCCGACGCCCGCGATCGTGACGGTGGGCGTGAATGAGGACGCAAATGCGAATTTGTCCAGCGTCTTTACGCGCGCCGGCACGGCGATATACGTGCTTGGCGAGACGAAGGGCGAATTTGCCGCGTCGCTTTACGCTAAGGCGCTATTTGACGCGGTGGGCGGCGAGCTGTGCGCGGTGGACTACAAAAAAGAGCGCGCGCTGTGGGATTTGGTCATCGAGGCAAATAAATCGGGCGCGCTAGAGTTTGCAAACAGCGTAGGCGTGGGCGGCGTAGCCATAACGCTAGCAAAAATGGCGTGCCTAAGCGGGCTTGGCGCGGAGTGTAAATTTGACGTTAAAAAGCCGAGTTTCATCTTTGACGAGAGCTTTTCGCGCGCGATCGTCGGCGTAAAAGACGAGGCTAAATTTGAATCTCTAGCCGCAAAACACGGCGTCAAATTTGAAAAAATCGGTAGCGTGGGCGGAGATAAATTTAAGCTAAACGATATCGAGGAAAAGCTAAGCGACGTGAGCGAGGTTTATTTTAATAAATTTGCCGCAATCATCCGCCAAGAGGACTAA
- the purH gene encoding bifunctional phosphoribosylaminoimidazolecarboxamide formyltransferase/IMP cyclohydrolase, whose amino-acid sequence MRALISVSDKEGVVEFAKGLERLGFEILSTGGTHKLLKEQGVKAVEVSEYTGSPEMFEGRVKTLHPKIHGGILHKRNDANHVSQAAQHGIGGIDLVCVNLYPFKQTTIRTDDFDEIIENIDIGGPAMVRSAAKNFASVYIVTSPLDYDEVLRVIGGADESEKAAFRRNLMIKAYEHTAAYDSMIANYMNERFNDGFGEMKFIAGSKVFDARYGENPHQKGALYEFDYFFGNNFTALKGEASFNNITDINAALALASSFDAAPAVAIVKHANACGFAVKSNLLESYVEALKCDPVSAYGGVVAINGTLDRALAEKINEIYVEVIIAANVDEDALAVFEAKKRIKIFTQGNKFLQRANDKYDFKHVDGGFVYQQSDEVKASELENMKLQTARAASEAELKDLEIAWKVAALTKSNCVVYVKNSAVVAIGMGMTSRVDAARAAVAKARDMGLDLRGCALASEAFFPFRDSIDIASEAGVKAVIQPGGSIRDDEVVAAANEHGMAMYFTGVRHFLH is encoded by the coding sequence ATGAGAGCATTAATCAGCGTCAGCGATAAGGAAGGAGTTGTAGAGTTTGCAAAAGGACTCGAGCGACTCGGTTTTGAGATATTAAGCACGGGCGGCACGCACAAACTGCTAAAAGAGCAGGGCGTAAAGGCGGTCGAAGTGAGCGAATACACGGGCTCGCCCGAGATGTTTGAAGGGCGCGTAAAAACCCTGCACCCAAAGATCCACGGCGGGATATTGCATAAGCGAAACGACGCAAACCACGTGAGCCAAGCCGCGCAGCACGGCATCGGCGGCATCGATCTGGTCTGCGTAAATTTATACCCGTTTAAACAAACCACTATCCGCACAGATGATTTTGACGAGATTATCGAAAACATCGACATCGGCGGCCCTGCGATGGTGCGATCGGCGGCTAAAAATTTCGCTAGCGTTTATATTGTCACTAGCCCGCTTGATTACGACGAGGTTTTACGCGTCATAGGTGGCGCGGACGAGAGCGAGAAGGCCGCTTTTAGACGAAATTTGATGATAAAAGCCTATGAGCACACCGCGGCCTACGACTCGATGATCGCAAATTACATGAACGAGCGCTTTAACGACGGCTTTGGCGAGATGAAATTTATCGCCGGCAGCAAGGTTTTTGACGCGCGTTACGGCGAAAACCCGCACCAAAAGGGCGCGCTATACGAATTTGATTATTTTTTTGGCAACAACTTCACCGCGCTAAAAGGCGAAGCTAGTTTTAACAACATTACCGATATAAACGCCGCTTTAGCGCTAGCAAGCAGCTTTGACGCCGCTCCTGCGGTCGCCATCGTCAAGCACGCTAACGCTTGCGGCTTTGCCGTAAAATCAAATCTGCTAGAAAGCTACGTCGAAGCGCTAAAATGCGATCCTGTCAGCGCATACGGCGGCGTCGTGGCGATAAACGGCACGCTAGATCGCGCTTTGGCCGAGAAAATCAACGAAATCTACGTCGAGGTCATCATCGCCGCAAACGTGGACGAGGACGCGCTTGCGGTATTTGAAGCCAAAAAGCGCATCAAAATTTTCACCCAGGGCAATAAATTTTTACAGCGCGCAAACGACAAATACGACTTCAAACACGTTGACGGCGGCTTTGTCTATCAGCAAAGCGACGAGGTAAAAGCTAGCGAGCTAGAAAATATGAAACTACAAACCGCGCGCGCGGCTAGCGAGGCCGAGCTAAAAGACCTCGAGATCGCGTGGAAGGTCGCGGCGCTTACGAAAAGCAACTGCGTCGTTTATGTGAAAAACAGCGCCGTAGTCGCCATCGGTATGGGTATGACTAGCCGCGTGGACGCCGCACGTGCGGCCGTGGCCAAGGCGCGCGATATGGGGCTTGATTTACGCGGTTGCGCGCTTGCTAGCGAGGCGTTTTTCCCGTTCCGAGATAGCATCGATATCGCAAGCGAGGCGGGCGTAAAGGCCGTGATACAGCCGGGCGGCAGCATCCGAGACGACGAGGTCGTAGCTGCGGCAAACGAGCATGGCATGGCGATGTATTTTACGGGTGTGCGTCACTTTTTACACTAA
- a CDS encoding SDH family Clp fold serine proteinase: MSWKDFLNNKEEEQPQKEGRGMDQKSVAKPPVLFSETQQVLKAVEAKLGGTLITYYNSNAGSVCGNDASAMYEILKGKKIENAFLFIKSDGGSGIAALRIISTLRNYCKNITALIPANCASAATMMALGANEIVMGPLAYLTAVDTSLKHAMSPIDNGNERVSVSMDELNRVIKLWKMHEKDNDENPYKSLYNYIHPLVFGAVDRASSLSLKICCELLRYHMNDEAKIQNISERLNSDYPAHDYPILFREAEEIGLHVQKMDNELNEMLQELTLLYSEMGQRAFTDYDENSYHDNNIANIIEANGKQIYYQIDKDWFYRPDERRWNVMNDESSWRKNELVGGKLKNTIYHLW; encoded by the coding sequence ATGTCTTGGAAGGACTTTTTAAACAACAAAGAAGAAGAACAGCCGCAAAAGGAGGGCAGAGGAATGGATCAAAAAAGCGTAGCTAAGCCGCCGGTGCTATTTAGCGAGACTCAGCAGGTACTAAAGGCGGTCGAGGCCAAACTGGGCGGCACGCTCATCACATACTACAACTCAAACGCGGGCAGCGTCTGCGGCAATGACGCGAGCGCGATGTATGAAATTTTAAAGGGCAAAAAGATAGAAAACGCGTTTTTGTTTATCAAAAGCGACGGCGGAAGCGGTATCGCAGCGCTTCGTATCATCAGTACTCTGCGAAACTACTGCAAAAACATCACCGCGCTCATCCCGGCTAACTGCGCGTCTGCCGCGACTATGATGGCGCTTGGCGCAAACGAGATCGTGATGGGTCCGCTAGCGTATCTAACAGCCGTCGATACCTCGCTAAAGCACGCGATGAGCCCGATAGATAACGGCAACGAGCGCGTTAGCGTGTCGATGGACGAGCTAAACCGCGTCATAAAGCTGTGGAAAATGCACGAAAAAGACAACGACGAAAACCCGTATAAATCGCTATACAACTACATCCATCCGCTGGTTTTCGGCGCCGTAGACCGCGCCAGCTCGCTCTCGCTAAAGATTTGCTGCGAGCTTTTGCGCTACCATATGAACGACGAGGCAAAGATCCAAAACATCTCCGAGCGCCTAAACAGCGACTATCCGGCGCATGATTATCCGATACTTTTCCGCGAGGCCGAGGAGATCGGACTGCACGTGCAAAAGATGGACAACGAGCTAAACGAGATGCTTCAGGAGCTTACGCTTCTTTACTCCGAGATGGGACAGCGCGCGTTTACCGACTACGACGAGAACAGCTACCACGATAACAACATCGCAAACATCATCGAAGCAAACGGCAAGCAGATTTATTATCAGATCGACAAGGACTGGTTCTACCGCCCCGACGAGCGCCGCTGGAACGTGATGAACGACGAGAGCTCGTGGCGTAAAAACGAGCTAGTGGGCGGCAAACTCAAAAATACGATTTATCATTTATGGTGA
- a CDS encoding GNAT family N-acetyltransferase yields the protein MRITKGYTSGCVGDIISLNAKYYAKNFNFGKAFETKIAKDIAEFVASLGSGKRELFTCIKDSVLAGCIAVDEAHEAGLLRWFVVDERFQNRGIGNELLKEAIKFCDENFNQTYLYTNKELEIAIKMYEKFGFEHDESFAPRRYEELNELEILRYIRKRSKNESINQRQR from the coding sequence GTGCGAATAACTAAAGGCTACACAAGCGGGTGTGTGGGCGATATAATCTCGCTTAATGCGAAATATTATGCGAAAAATTTTAACTTTGGCAAAGCTTTTGAAACGAAGATAGCTAAAGATATAGCCGAATTTGTAGCCAGCCTAGGAAGTGGAAAACGAGAGCTTTTTACTTGCATAAAAGATAGCGTTTTGGCTGGATGTATCGCTGTTGATGAGGCTCATGAAGCGGGACTGCTTAGATGGTTTGTTGTTGATGAGAGATTTCAAAACCGAGGCATTGGAAATGAGCTTTTAAAAGAGGCGATTAAATTTTGCGATGAAAATTTTAATCAAACCTATCTTTATACAAATAAAGAGCTTGAAATAGCTATAAAAATGTATGAGAAATTTGGCTTTGAGCACGATGAAAGCTTTGCGCCAAGGCGATATGAAGAGCTAAACGAACTTGAAATTTTAAGATATATTAGAAAGAGGAGTAAAAATGAGAGCATTAATCAGCGTCAGCGATAA
- a CDS encoding TerB family tellurite resistance protein, producing MNFLFWFLIFCGIYYLVSNFSQNPANLGGSQKRAMFEEAKFLVSLLAKVAKSDGRVNELEARLISETLDDITLRLGNDAAMRAELKQIYNREKETVHNAYFIARQYKDRFRLSQDAAAAKISFLLNLAYIDGEFSKSEHNIIEQIASGFGLDEGIFEAILARFEAFYDQRQTRRNPYEMRTKSSYAVLGLKEGAPFDEVKKRYRELVKKYHPDILMGRGESEEMIERSTRKLQEINEAYEEIKASSANN from the coding sequence TTGAATTTTCTCTTTTGGTTTTTGATCTTTTGCGGGATTTACTATCTGGTTTCAAATTTTAGCCAAAATCCCGCAAATTTAGGCGGCTCGCAAAAACGGGCGATGTTTGAAGAGGCTAAATTTTTAGTTAGTCTGCTCGCAAAAGTCGCCAAAAGCGACGGCAGGGTAAATGAGCTAGAGGCTCGCCTCATCAGCGAGACGCTAGACGATATCACGCTAAGGCTCGGTAACGACGCAGCGATGAGAGCGGAGCTAAAGCAGATCTATAACCGCGAAAAAGAGACGGTGCATAACGCCTATTTTATCGCGCGGCAGTACAAAGATCGCTTCCGTCTTAGCCAAGACGCCGCGGCTGCAAAGATATCGTTTTTGTTAAATTTGGCCTACATAGACGGCGAATTTAGCAAAAGCGAGCATAATATCATCGAGCAGATCGCCTCAGGATTTGGGCTTGACGAGGGTATTTTTGAAGCGATACTGGCGAGGTTTGAGGCATTTTACGATCAAAGGCAGACGCGGCGAAATCCTTATGAAATGCGCACGAAAAGCTCGTATGCCGTGCTTGGGCTAAAAGAGGGCGCGCCGTTTGACGAGGTAAAAAAGCGCTACCGCGAACTGGTGAAAAAATATCATCCAGATATCCTTATGGGGCGCGGCGAGAGCGAGGAGATGATAGAGCGCTCAACCAGAAAGCTTCAAGAGATTAATGAGGCTTACGAGGAGATAAAGGCTAGCAGTGCGAATAACTAA